In Anopheles gambiae chromosome 2, idAnoGambNW_F1_1, whole genome shotgun sequence, a single window of DNA contains:
- the LOC4576594 gene encoding uncharacterized protein LOC4576594 gives MRLALNHDILGDEDLLTYSPGPELTEILGRDLSTYHPMSEKDIIMNRIVTRVSSYMNIQAIASASTVSSTNVVESQVPTTSQAMRNGMSSLYQQNNSKMDTPILHRRKPIVPATWSSFGSVDREERTLSDLERLARREKVYCMTQLNHNASQLKRVASFNATQKQTNKLFNFLYRRNSENQVNGLSSSKENTQDNVTCSVPSRLSSPRIETVKSLDRRFWKLLSKRRRGSFQGELTTGAS, from the exons ATGCGCCTGGCGCTAAATCACGACATTCTCGGAGACGAAGATCTACTCACGTACAGCCCTGGACCAGAGCTGACGGAAATTCTCGGACGCGACCTCTCCACATACCATCCGATGAGCGAGAAGGACATTATCATGAATCGTATCGTGACGCGAGTGAGCAGTTACATGAACATACAAGCAATAGCATCGGCTTCCACGGTCAGTTCAACGAACGTAGTGGAATCACAGGTACCCACCACCAGCCAAGCTATGAGAAACGGAATGAGCTCATTAtatcagcaaaacaattcaaaGATGGATACTCCTATATTGCACCGACGAAAACCTATCGTCCCAGCTACTTGGAGCAGTTTTGGATCTGTGGATCGAG AAGAAAGGACTCTATCGGACCTGGAACGTTTAGCGAGGCGGGAGAAAGTTTACTGCATGACGCAACTCAACCACAACGCTTCTCAGCTCAAACGAGTAGCTAGTTTCAATGCTACACAGaaacaaaccaataagct atTCAACTTTCTTTACCGGCGTAACTCAGAAAATCAAGTAAACGGGCTTTCTAGCTCAAAGGAAAATACACAAGACAACGTCACGTGTTCGGTTCCGAGCCGCTTGAGCTCGCCTAGAATAGAAACG GTAAAATCGCTTGATCGCAGGTTTTGGAAATTATTGAGCAAACGACGGCGTGGAAGTTTCCAAGGAGAACTTACAACTGGTGCATCGTAG